GTAATGAATATCCTCATTGATATAAACATTCTCGGCTTTTGTCGTTACTGTTTCGGGCTGTACCGACTCAATTTGCTCTTTCGGGAACACCTGCATATCCACCGTATAATCCACATCAGCAAACGGCGATCCCCGTAAAGTGGCAAATAAAGCAAATAAAATCGGCATTTGCAGAATCACCGGGAAGCAACCAGCTAAGGGATTTCCATACTCCTTATACACCTCGCTCATGGCTTGGCGTTGTTTTTCTGGATCATCCTTATAGCGTTCTTGTACTTCCTTTACTCGTTTCTGCATTGCTGGTTGAGCCACTCGCATCCGTCTCATACTACGAATCGAAGTGGCACTCAACGGATATAAAGCAAAGCGAATTACCAAAGTTAAAGCAATAATTGCAAAGCCATAACTAGGAACAATCCCGTGGAAAAAATCCAGGATTGGCAGCATTATGTTGTTAGATAGAAATCCGATCCCAAAATCCATGCTTTAAGCGTCCTGCGCGTACTGTTTTCTCTGTTTCACTGTATCGAATCTTATCTTGATTCGTTACCCCTCTTTTACCAATTTAACGAGTTGTAATCGCTTCTAAGGGCTTTCCGGTTTTATTAGCAACTTTATCCGCAATATAATCATGAATTTCTCGATATCGAGGAACTGCTCGCATTTCTAAACGACTTTTATCATTTAAGGTTAAAATAATATCTCCCCATAAACCAATCCCCCGAGGAATTTTCACTAATTTGGTAATTTCGGTATAAACCACATCCGTTTGGTCGCGCCCACGCCAACCCCCAATTACAGAAAGCCGCCGATCTGTAATCCGATACCGCAACCATAACGCCCGAACAATCGCCCCCACTGTAAACGGTAAAAAAATCACCGTCAAACCCAGCAAAGCATTAATAATTAAATCCCCAACGTGGGGACCCCCTTCATAATAAACCGTTTCTTTAATCCCCATGTAATACCTCTGATTTGATTAATAACTGTTTTAATTCTCGCAAAAAATCTTCATATTTGCATCCTTGCGCTTGCGGCTTAACAATTACCACAATTTTCCACCCCGATGGCAAATTGGGGAGAAAAGAGCGCATAATTGCCCTAATTTGGCGTTTAATCCGATTTCTAACCACAGCTTTCTTACTCACCTTTTGGCTAATAGAAATCCCCACTTGAGTTGGCGGAGGAGAAACCTCCCCCGAACTCTCAGCAACTGCCTTCCAAGTGCGAAGTATAAAATATTTGCCAGAAGCGCGTCCTCCCT
This window of the Euhalothece natronophila Z-M001 genome carries:
- a CDS encoding PH domain-containing protein, with translation MGIKETVYYEGGPHVGDLIINALLGLTVIFLPFTVGAIVRALWLRYRITDRRLSVIGGWRGRDQTDVVYTEITKLVKIPRGIGLWGDIILTLNDKSRLEMRAVPRYREIHDYIADKVANKTGKPLEAITTR
- the rnpA gene encoding ribonuclease P protein component, whose amino-acid sequence is MGLPKANRLKHRKAFKTVYQKGGRASGKYFILRTWKAVAESSGEVSPPPTQVGISISQKVSKKAVVRNRIKRQIRAIMRSFLPNLPSGWKIVVIVKPQAQGCKYEDFLRELKQLLIKSEVLHGD